The Amycolatopsis viridis genome window below encodes:
- a CDS encoding response regulator transcription factor has translation MRVLVVEDEQVFAETLRKGLTAEGFAVEVAHTGPDGLWLAREQQFDVVVLDLMLPGLSGYEVLKRLRQSENWTPVLVLTAKDGEYDEADAFDLGADDYLTKPFSYVVLLARLRALLRRGAPERPAVLTLADLRLDPAARTVHRGEREIELTAREFGLLEFLLRRRGEALSKREILTHVWDAHYDGDENIVEVYVGYLRRKIGPDLIQTLRGVGYRLSAP, from the coding sequence ATGCGTGTGCTGGTGGTGGAAGACGAGCAGGTGTTCGCCGAAACCCTGCGCAAGGGCCTGACCGCGGAGGGGTTCGCGGTGGAGGTCGCGCACACCGGTCCGGACGGCCTGTGGCTGGCGCGGGAGCAGCAGTTCGACGTCGTCGTGCTCGACCTGATGCTGCCCGGGCTGTCCGGGTACGAGGTGCTCAAGCGGCTGCGGCAGAGCGAGAACTGGACGCCGGTGCTGGTGCTGACCGCGAAGGACGGTGAGTACGACGAGGCGGACGCGTTCGACCTGGGTGCCGACGATTACCTGACGAAGCCGTTCTCCTACGTGGTGCTGCTCGCCCGGTTGCGGGCGCTGCTGCGGCGGGGAGCGCCGGAGCGGCCTGCCGTGCTCACCCTGGCGGATCTGCGGCTGGACCCGGCGGCGCGGACGGTGCACCGCGGCGAGCGTGAGATCGAGCTGACCGCGCGCGAGTTCGGTCTGCTGGAGTTCCTGCTGCGGCGGCGCGGTGAAGCGCTGAGCAAGCGGGAGATCCTCACCCACGTGTGGGACGCCCACTACGACGGTGACGAGAACATCGTCGAGGTCTACGTCGGCTACCTGCGGCGCAAGATCGGCCCGGACCTGATCCAGACCCTGCGCGGGGTGGGATACCGCTTGTCGGCGCCCTGA